A single window of Streptomyces sp. NBC_00464 DNA harbors:
- a CDS encoding AAA family ATPase has protein sequence MTGTARMCPQCPEPPPDGAAFCPRCGTACVAAAGSATAEERRVVTVVFCDLVGSTALSGRLDPETLRTVTLRYFALMRARIEEHGGTVEKFIGDAVMAVFGVPARHEDDAHRALAAARGMVTGLDGLNAELEREHGVRLAVRIGVNTGEVVVSVDPAARQALVSGEVVNIGARLEQHAGEGEILIGPATLRAAGPSAVTESAGSLSLKGVDAPVPAHRLVALHEDDPERVRRFDTPFIGREQELAELRLLLSKLAAEPRSHLVTVYGEAGLGKTRLLREWLRDCPAYGEGRCRPYGETGTLSPLAEAVRQVLESVGEEAGLAGLPAHERTEAEQALRLLRAGLLADGTPSPSADDTLMALACLLDGLSRERPVVLVLDDCHWACAPLLDMADRLLDELDRSAVALVCAARPELLETHPGWGSGRMRSASLMLTPLTREEAAVLAGELVEVAAHRQGLLEGTLDRAEGNPLYLEHLTAMAAECDDLPLTVHALLGARIDALPPEERTLLQLAAVLGREFRRADLTELATAEHSAPAESAAGLLRGLVRRRLIEAGGRTPSASAVLRFGSALVQETAYRGMAKKVRARRHEHAARVLVGHEAGDAAVGTHLARAHRLLTELGMHDDGTDLLRTRAAGLLIRAGAAALARSDLPWADDLLTQGLDLVAPGEPAAAEAARRLGETKVARGEPVRGRELLAGALESAERAGDRLGAAHARLALTALDPRHGSAAGVAEAALALFTVAGDDQGIARACVRIAQDRQRRGRHAEAEALLCRALDHADRADAEPERALALGAVGISLWRGPTPVACAVDRCEELLAAHGAGRPTVRATLACPLAVLLALQGRHDEARERLAEAARLADGLGYAESALFVPLFAAEVEALTGTPDRRLALLDEAARAGRELGATGALPGIARERARILLDRGEPAPALALPDPQEAGLPPAESADADGLRARALALTGEPVAARVCADRAAVAAGDTDSPAVRGTAALDRAHTLRTLALPGDAVREARAAERHFAAKGHRLGADRAAAFADDSAAAAAAARTDRPAGRKGRTT, from the coding sequence CCGGTTCCGCGACGGCCGAGGAACGCCGGGTGGTGACCGTGGTCTTCTGCGACCTCGTCGGATCCACGGCGCTGTCCGGGCGGCTCGACCCGGAGACGCTGCGCACCGTCACGCTCCGGTACTTCGCCCTGATGCGGGCCCGGATCGAGGAACACGGCGGCACGGTGGAGAAGTTCATCGGTGACGCCGTGATGGCGGTCTTCGGGGTTCCCGCACGCCACGAGGACGACGCCCACCGGGCCCTGGCCGCCGCCCGCGGGATGGTCACCGGCCTCGACGGCCTCAATGCCGAGCTGGAACGGGAGCACGGGGTGCGGCTCGCCGTCCGCATCGGAGTGAACACCGGAGAGGTCGTGGTGAGCGTCGATCCCGCCGCCCGGCAGGCCCTGGTCTCCGGGGAGGTCGTCAACATCGGCGCCCGGCTCGAACAGCATGCCGGCGAGGGCGAGATCCTGATCGGCCCCGCCACGCTGCGCGCCGCCGGGCCCTCGGCGGTCACCGAATCCGCCGGATCGCTGTCCCTCAAGGGGGTCGATGCTCCCGTCCCGGCCCACCGCCTGGTCGCGCTGCACGAGGACGACCCCGAGCGGGTCCGCCGCTTCGACACCCCGTTCATCGGCCGTGAGCAGGAACTGGCCGAACTCCGCCTGCTGTTGAGCAAGCTGGCGGCGGAGCCCCGTTCACATCTGGTGACCGTGTACGGCGAGGCAGGCCTCGGCAAGACGCGCCTGCTGCGCGAATGGCTGAGGGACTGCCCGGCGTACGGCGAGGGCCGGTGCCGTCCGTACGGCGAGACCGGCACCCTTTCGCCGCTCGCCGAAGCGGTACGCCAGGTGCTGGAAAGCGTCGGGGAGGAAGCCGGACTGGCGGGGCTGCCGGCACACGAGCGAACGGAGGCCGAGCAGGCGCTGCGCCTGCTGCGGGCCGGTCTGCTCGCGGACGGGACACCCAGCCCCTCCGCCGACGACACCCTCATGGCGCTGGCGTGCCTGCTGGACGGCCTGTCCCGCGAGCGGCCCGTGGTGCTCGTACTGGACGACTGCCACTGGGCTTGTGCGCCGCTGCTCGACATGGCGGACCGGTTGCTGGACGAGCTGGACCGCTCGGCCGTCGCCCTGGTGTGCGCCGCGCGTCCCGAGCTGCTGGAGACCCACCCCGGCTGGGGCAGCGGCCGCATGCGTTCCGCTTCGCTGATGCTCACACCGCTCACGCGGGAGGAGGCCGCCGTACTCGCCGGTGAGCTGGTCGAGGTGGCTGCCCACCGGCAGGGCCTGCTGGAGGGCACCCTCGACCGCGCGGAGGGCAACCCGCTGTACCTGGAACACCTGACAGCGATGGCGGCCGAGTGCGACGACCTGCCGCTCACCGTGCATGCCCTGCTCGGCGCGCGCATCGACGCGCTGCCGCCCGAGGAGCGGACCCTGCTTCAACTGGCCGCCGTCCTGGGACGCGAGTTCCGTCGCGCCGATCTGACGGAACTCGCCACCGCCGAGCACTCCGCCCCCGCGGAGTCCGCTGCCGGCCTGCTGCGCGGTCTCGTGCGACGGAGGCTCATCGAGGCCGGGGGCCGTACCCCGTCCGCGAGCGCCGTGCTCCGGTTCGGGAGCGCTCTGGTGCAGGAGACCGCCTACCGGGGGATGGCCAAGAAGGTACGCGCCCGGCGGCACGAGCACGCTGCCCGTGTGCTCGTCGGGCACGAGGCGGGTGACGCGGCCGTCGGCACGCACCTGGCCCGCGCCCACCGTCTGCTCACCGAACTGGGGATGCACGACGACGGCACCGACCTGCTGCGTACGCGTGCCGCCGGCCTGCTCATCCGGGCCGGCGCCGCCGCTCTGGCACGCTCCGACCTGCCGTGGGCCGACGACCTCCTCACGCAGGGGCTGGACCTGGTGGCGCCCGGAGAGCCCGCCGCCGCCGAGGCCGCCCGCAGGCTCGGCGAGACGAAGGTCGCCCGCGGCGAGCCGGTGCGCGGCCGGGAGCTGCTGGCAGGCGCCCTCGAATCGGCGGAGCGGGCCGGTGACCGGCTGGGTGCCGCCCATGCCCGGCTCGCCCTCACCGCACTCGATCCGCGGCACGGCTCGGCGGCCGGCGTGGCCGAGGCCGCGCTCGCGCTGTTCACGGTGGCGGGCGACGACCAGGGCATCGCGCGTGCCTGCGTCCGCATCGCCCAGGACCGCCAGCGGCGCGGACGGCACGCGGAGGCCGAGGCACTGCTGTGCCGGGCCCTGGACCATGCCGACCGCGCCGACGCCGAACCCGAACGGGCCCTGGCGCTCGGCGCGGTCGGCATCTCCTTGTGGCGGGGCCCGACCCCGGTCGCGTGTGCCGTGGACCGCTGCGAGGAGCTGCTGGCGGCCCACGGCGCAGGCCGGCCGACCGTCCGGGCCACCCTGGCCTGCCCGCTGGCCGTGCTCCTCGCACTCCAGGGCCGCCACGACGAGGCACGCGAGCGGCTGGCCGAGGCGGCCCGGCTCGCCGACGGCCTCGGCTACGCCGAAAGCGCGCTGTTCGTCCCGCTGTTCGCCGCCGAGGTCGAGGCCCTGACCGGTACGCCGGACCGCAGACTCGCCCTGCTGGACGAGGCCGCCCGCGCCGGCCGTGAACTCGGCGCCACCGGTGCGCTGCCCGGCATCGCCCGCGAACGGGCCCGCATCCTGCTGGACCGGGGCGAGCCGGCACCGGCGCTCGCCCTGCCGGATCCCCAGGAGGCCGGTCTGCCCCCGGCGGAGTCCGCCGACGCGGACGGACTGCGGGCCCGGGCCCTCGCACTCACCGGGGAGCCGGTCGCCGCGCGCGTCTGCGCTGACCGCGCGGCCGTCGCGGCCGGGGACACGGACTCCCCGGCCGTCCGCGGCACCGCGGCACTCGACCGCGCGCACACGCTCCGCACCCTGGCTCTCCCCGGCGACGCGGTGCGTGAGGCGCGTGCGGCGGAGCGGCACTTCGCAGCCAAGGGCCACCGGCTCGGCGCGGACCGCGCGGCCGCGTTCGCCGACGACAGCGCGGCCGCGGCCGCGGCCGCGCGCACCGACCGCCCGGCCGGGCGGAAAGGCAGGACCACATGA